Below is a genomic region from Marinobacter salarius.
TGGATAGTCATAAATGAAAGGGCTAGGTCTTCGTAAGTTAGCGAATAATGTCTTAAAAACGCTCGCCCGTCAGATCGGCGCAGGGTTGCTTCAGCTTGTTACACTTGTATTAATTGCGAGAATTTACGGTCCAGAGGGTAATGGTGTATATACAGTTGCGCTTATTTTTCCGGCAATGCTAGCTTCGTTTCTGAATCTAGGTATCTCTCCAGCCAACGTATATTATCTTGGAGCAGGTAAGGTATCTCCATCTGTTGCCTGGCGAAGCTCATTTTTAATTTTTTCGGCTATTACCGTTTTGGGCTTATTCGTTGGAAGCTTCATGATAATTGTATTTTCAGAGCAGTGGTTTCCTGGCGTTTCATTCCCGTCGCTCTGGGTGGCTTTGCTAGTTTTTCCTGTCGCATTGCTGCAATCAATAATATCAAGCTTCTTTCAGGGACTTCAAAATTTCAGGAAATTTAATAGTATTTTATTGCTCCAACCATTTTTGACTTTATTAGGCATAGCCTTATTGATGTTTTTGGGTTTTCACGAAATTACTTTGTTGTTGTGTGCTTACCTTTTGGCTTCTATTGTAACATTAATTATCGCACGATTTCTGCTCCAGCCTTATCTTTCCATTACGAACTACCCTGACTTTAATCGATATAGTCTTACAATGCTTAATTATGGGTATAAGGCACATTTGAGCAATATTTTGGCATTTGTTAATTATAAGTCTGATATATTTTTAGTAAATATGTTTCTAGGACCTGCTGGAGCCGGTATATACACGATAGCGGCTCAAATTTCGGAACGTCTTTGGTTGCTTTCTCAGGCCGTAAGTACAGTTTTGTTACCAAGGCTTTCCCAGCTTTCAAGTGACGAATCCAAGCGAAAGCAGCTGACGCCTTTGCTTACTCGTTGGGTGTTGTGGATAACCTGTCTAGGGGGGATATTTTTGGCGACTGTAGCTTACCCGCTAATAGTTTGGGTTTTCGGCGAAGAATTTTCAAGCGCATACTGGGCGCTTGTTCTACTGCTACCCGGTATGATTGCAGGTTCTGCTTCAAGAATACTGGCTAATGACATAGCCGCACGAGGTCGTCCAGAATTAAATATGTATACTTCCTTTATAGTTGTAGTTCTAAATATCGTTGGCAATCTTCTATTGATTCCATTGTTTGGTCTTCTAGGGGCGGCCATTGCAACCTCGCTTGCATATTTTATCAATTTTTTGATGCGATTGATCACGCATCGCTATCTGACGGAAGTGTCCATTCTTTCTAATATTCTAATCAGACGCGATGATATAATGCTTATTCGATCCCTAATGTCCTCTGAGTGATTTACGACCGGCGCTCGAAAGGAGGGTCAAGCTTACGATTAGCTTTGGATTTAGAGCGAGGTGAGCTTAAAGATGCGAAAAGCATCACTTGGTTCGTCGCCAAGCGCCTAGGTACTCTTAAGAAGCTGGATACTGACAAGCTGAAAGCGGAAGAAATCAAGGTCAGTGTTATCTGATTGTTTTTGCCAGCGCTTTCATAGAGTCAGTGGTACTATTAACGCGTATTTTATGTTTATCCGGGGCTCATCCGGGATGGTAAAAGGAACTAGAATGTCAAGTCAATTTGCTCTGATCGGTGCAGCCGGTTACATCGCGCCCCGTCACATGAACGCCATCAAACACACCGGCAATCTTTTGGTGGCCGCTCTGGACAAGAACGACTCGGTTGGCATTATTGACAGCTTTTTCCCCGAATCAGATTTTTTTACCGAGTTTGAACGCTTTGATCGTCATATTGACAAATTGCGAAGAGCGAGCGGTAACCGGGCAGTAGATTACATGTCAATTTGTTCGCCCAACTATCTGCATGATTCCCATGTGCGTTTTGCCTTGCGCTCGGATTCGGATGCAATCTGCGAGAAGCCCCTAGTCCTCAATCCTTGGAATATTGATGGCTTGCTCGACATTGAGAGAGACACTGGCCGCAAGGTTAACACGATATTACAGCTGAGGGTGCACCCATCGATTATTGCATTGCGGGACAAGGTAAAGAACGAACAGCGGCCCAGTAAACATGAAGTGGATCTGACCTACATAACCTCCCGGGGGTGTTGGTACCAGCAATCCTGGAAAGGTGACGAAAGGAAATCCGGTGGTATTGCGACCAATATAGGTGTCCATTTCTATGACATGCTGCACTTTATTTTCGGAGCCCTCCAAGAAAACGTCGTACACCACAGCGATAGTACAACAGCCGCAGGCTATCTGGAGTATGAAAGAGCCCGCGTTCGCTGGTTTCTGTCTGTGGATAGCAAACACGTACCAGAGTATGCCCTTGCAGAAGGCCAGAGAACGTATCGCTCCATTACGGTAGATGGAGAGGAAATTGAATTCTCTGGCGGCTTCGCGGATCTCCATAATCGCAGTTACGAAGAGATTCTTGCGGGCAGAGGGTTTGGGCTTGAGGAAAATCGGGTAGCGATTGAAACTGTTGCAGCCATTCGCAATGCTACTCCTTCAGGCTCAAAAGGTGAGTATCATCCATTCTTGAAGTCTGTATAGAAACGTTCTTCCGCCTGCTGGATAAGACAGAAAAGGGAAGGTGACTAACCGCCCGCCAATGTTGAAGGAGCTGCAATGGCCGTGAAAGTTCATCCCAGTGCGATAGTAGATAAAGGAGCACAGATCGGCGAAGGCTCCCGTATATGGCACTTTGTTCA
It encodes:
- a CDS encoding Gfo/Idh/MocA family oxidoreductase, producing MSSQFALIGAAGYIAPRHMNAIKHTGNLLVAALDKNDSVGIIDSFFPESDFFTEFERFDRHIDKLRRASGNRAVDYMSICSPNYLHDSHVRFALRSDSDAICEKPLVLNPWNIDGLLDIERDTGRKVNTILQLRVHPSIIALRDKVKNEQRPSKHEVDLTYITSRGCWYQQSWKGDERKSGGIATNIGVHFYDMLHFIFGALQENVVHHSDSTTAAGYLEYERARVRWFLSVDSKHVPEYALAEGQRTYRSITVDGEEIEFSGGFADLHNRSYEEILAGRGFGLEENRVAIETVAAIRNATPSGSKGEYHPFLKSV
- a CDS encoding oligosaccharide flippase family protein, with the translated sequence MKGLGLRKLANNVLKTLARQIGAGLLQLVTLVLIARIYGPEGNGVYTVALIFPAMLASFLNLGISPANVYYLGAGKVSPSVAWRSSFLIFSAITVLGLFVGSFMIIVFSEQWFPGVSFPSLWVALLVFPVALLQSIISSFFQGLQNFRKFNSILLLQPFLTLLGIALLMFLGFHEITLLLCAYLLASIVTLIIARFLLQPYLSITNYPDFNRYSLTMLNYGYKAHLSNILAFVNYKSDIFLVNMFLGPAGAGIYTIAAQISERLWLLSQAVSTVLLPRLSQLSSDESKRKQLTPLLTRWVLWITCLGGIFLATVAYPLIVWVFGEEFSSAYWALVLLLPGMIAGSASRILANDIAARGRPELNMYTSFIVVVLNIVGNLLLIPLFGLLGAAIATSLAYFINFLMRLITHRYLTEVSILSNILIRRDDIMLIRSLMSSE